In Nasonia vitripennis strain AsymCx chromosome 2, Nvit_psr_1.1, whole genome shotgun sequence, a genomic segment contains:
- the LOC103317247 gene encoding mite allergen Eur m 3-like has translation MRTIGKIFVLCLVALATDAKKVRLSDLAKPASLGEFPYQVAIHLNGNFHCGGALISKTHVLTAAHCVKPMTDNPYTLAQGVVVEVGLVRLGSGQSHSVARAAYPGDYSDSPFESLFIPNDIGVLTLQTPVTESANVKVIALPSAGTVVPPGTKVVISGFGSSQPRGPISPILKKDTFKVISKEECNQYYQSKLRRTITSSHICAKSGPGYGTCQGDSGGPLVYNNQVVGVVSGGDGECSTGSPDVYTNVASYLDFIKEQMDAPVSSSSGQGQQVLPPAGNPFQPQLPGGWVIPGYPGFPIYNPYNPYQPQIIYQ, from the exons ATGAGAACTATTGGAAAGATTTTCGTTCTCTGCCTCGTGGCATTGG CTACCGACGCTAAAAAGGTCAGATTATCCGATCTCGCTAAACCAGCGAGTCTTGGCGAGTTCCCTTACCAGGTCGCCATTCATCTCAATGGAAACTTCCACTGCGGAGGAGCTTTAATCAGTAAAACTCACGTGCTGACCGCCGCTCACTGTGTCAAACCTATGACCGATAATCCTTACACCTTAGCCCAAGGAGTAGTGGTTGAAGTTGGGTTGGTCAGACTAGGTTCCGGACAAAGTCATAGCGTCGCAAGAGCAGCTTACCCCGGAGATTATAGCGATTCTCCTTTTGAATCACTATTCATCCCCAACGATATCGGTGTCCTCACT CTGCAAACCCCGGTCACAGAGTCTGCCAATGTTAAAGTTATCGCTCTGCCTTCAGCCGGAACGGTGGTACCCCCTGGCACCAAAGTCGTCATCTCTGGTTTTGGTTCTAGCCAACCTCGTGGTCCAATTTCGCCAATATTGAAGAAGGATACTTTCAAGGTCATCAGTAAGGAAGAGTGCAACCAATATTACCAATCAAAATTGAGGAGAACTATTACAAGCTCTCATATTTGCGCCAAGAGCGGTCCTGGTTATGGAACTTGCCAGGGTGACAGTGGTGGCCCACTCGTCTACAACAACCAGGTAGTCGGTGTCGTTTCTGGAGGAGACGGTGAATGTAGTACAGGTAGCCCCGACGTTTACACCAATGTTGCGAGCTACTTGGATTTCATCAAAGAGCAGATGGATGCCCCGGTCAGCAGTTCATCTGGACAGGGTCAACAAGTGCTACCTCCGGCTGGAAATCCCTTCCAACCACAGCTTCCAGGAGGATGGGTCATCCCAGGATATCCAGGATTTCCAATTTATAATCCCTACAATCCCTATCAACCACAAATTATTTACCAATAA